In Stenotrophomonas sp. ESTM1D_MKCIP4_1, a single genomic region encodes these proteins:
- a CDS encoding GntR family transcriptional regulator, protein MSDIQWSDGAPIYRQLKERVIAMMLDGILKPGDALPSVRQVAADYQLNPITVSRAYQELADEGLVEKRRGLGMFMTEQAATQLRSSERDRFLNEEWPAVLERIQRLGLSLDELLPQGKI, encoded by the coding sequence ATGAGCGACATCCAGTGGAGCGACGGCGCTCCCATCTACCGCCAGCTGAAGGAGCGCGTGATCGCCATGATGCTCGACGGAATCCTCAAGCCGGGCGATGCCCTGCCTTCGGTGCGCCAGGTGGCCGCCGATTACCAGCTCAACCCCATTACCGTTTCGCGCGCTTACCAGGAACTGGCCGATGAAGGCCTGGTGGAAAAGCGCCGCGGTCTGGGCATGTTCATGACCGAGCAGGCCGCCACGCAGCTGCGCAGCAGCGAGCGTGACCGCTTCCTCAACGAAGAATGGCCGGCCGTCCTGGAGCGCATCCAGCGCCTGGGCCTGAGCCTCGATGAATTGCTGCCCCAG